Within the Candidatus Nealsonbacteria bacterium CG07_land_8_20_14_0_80_39_13 genome, the region ATATATCCTGAAATCCATCTAAAGGATGAGCTGTTACAAAAAGACCGAGAAGTTCTTTTTCCCATTTTAATTTTTCGTGTTCGGAAATAGGCTCAATTTTATCCAAGCGGAATTCAGTATTGTTTTTTTTCTCGCTTTCCATCGCCCCAAAAAGGCTTTTCTGCCCGTTGGACTTCATTTTTTTGTTTTCTCTGCCATACTCAAGCAACCTTTCTACATTATGTAAGAGTTGTCCCCGCTCGCCGAATTTTTCAAAAGCCCCTGCCTTGATCAGGCTTTCCAATGATTTTTTATTAAGATCTTTTGATCTGGCGCTGACGCGGTCAACGAAATCAAATACTGAATTATAGGGTCCGGAGCTTTTTCTCTCTTGGATGACTGTTTCCATTATATTTTCGCCGACATTTTTTATCGCCAAAAGTCCGAAGCGGATTTGTTTGGGGGGGACAACGGTAAAATTCTGCAAGCTTTCATTTATATCCGGAGGAAGAACTTCAATTCCCATGCTTTTGGCCTCTGATATCAGGAAGCCGATTCTTTCCGTATCGTTTCTTTCTGAAGTTAAAAGAGAGGCTGTAAATTCAGTTGTGAAATGAGCCTTCAGATAAGCGGTTTGGTAGGCAATCATAGCGTAGCAGGTGGCATGGGATCGATTGAAAGAATAGTGGGCGAATGGTTCTATCCAATGCCATATTTTTAAAGCGACGCTTTCGTTGATGCTGTTTTTCTTCATCCCGTCAACGAATTTTTTCTTCTGTTCCATCAGAAGTTTTTCAATTTTTTTGCCGATGGCTTTTCTTAAGACATCAGCTTCAGGCATGGAAAAGCCGGCCAAGTCCTGGGCGATTTTCATAATTTGCTCCTGGTAAACGGGGATGGAATAGGTGCTTTCCAGAATCGGTTTCAATTTCGGATGGAAATAAGTAAGGTCTTTTTGTCCGTGCTTGCCGGCAATATATTCCGGAATAAGAGCCATCGGCCCCGGACGATATAAGGCAACCATAGCGATAATATCTTCAATATTACTCGGTTTTAATTGTTTTAGGTATTTTCTCATTCCCTCGCTTTCCAGCTGGAATACTCCGACCGTAAGCCCTCTTTGGAGAAGTCTATAAGTTTTTTCATCGTCAAGAGGGATGTTTTCCAAATCAATATTCTTTCCTTGAACCTTGTATATTCTGGAAAGAGTGTCTTCGATAATGGTCAGGTTTTTTAATCCCAAGAAATCCATCTTCAATAATCCCAAGTCAGCCACAGCATGCATTTCGTATTGAGTGACAATGATTTTATCGTTTTGGGTCGGATGCTGCAAAGGAATAATTTCGTCCAAGGGCTGATTAGAAATAACAACCCCGCAGGCATGAGTAGAGGCGTGTCGGACAACCCCCTCCAATCTTTTAGCCAGATCAATCAGCTTGCGGGCTTTTTGGTTTCCCTCGTAAAGTTCCCGGAATTTAGTTACGCTGGCCAATGTTTTTTCCAAATCAAGGCCGAAAGGAATCATTTTCGCCACCACATCGCAGTAGCTGTACTCATATCCCAAAACCCTTCCCACGTCTCTGATTCCGGCTCTGGCGGCTATTGTTCCGAAGGTGATAATTTGAGCTACCTTATCTCGACCGTATTTTTCAGAAACATATTCAATTACTTCATTTCTGCGCCGGTCGTTGAAATCAAGGTCAATATCAGGCAGTCCTTCAGCTCTTCCCGGATTTAAAAATCTTTCAAATAAAAGATTGTATTTTAAAGGGTCAACGTTAGTGATGTTGACGAGGAAGGAAACCAAAGAGCCGGCCACCGAACCTCTTCCCGGTCCGACCACGATTCTGTTTTTTTTGGCCCAATTGACGAAATCTTGGACTATCAGAAAGTAAGAAGCCAGCCCCATTTTTTGGATAGCTGAAAGTTCGTATTCCATTCTTTCCAGAATCTTACTTCTATCTCCTTCCGGATACCTTTTTTCCACCCCTTCAAGGCAGAGTTCCCGTAAGTATTCGTCAGGGGTTTTTCCTGAAGGGACTTCAAATTTAGGCAATTTTATCTCCCCCAATTTGAATTCAAAATTGCAGGCCTCGGCGATTTTCCCGGTGTTTTCAATCGCTTCCGGAGTTTCCTTGAAGTCTTCAGCCATTTGCTCCGGCGTTCTGAAGGAAAAATCGTCTTTAATCAGGGTTCTTCTTTCCGGGTCGTTAAGATTAGCGCCGGTATTGATAAGCATCAGTACATCCTGGACTTCAGCGTCTTCCGGTTTCAGATAATGGACATCGTTTGTGGCCACCAGAGGGATATCCAATCTTTTGGAGAGAGCGATTAATCCTTCGTTAGCTTTTTCTTGGCCATCAAGGTTTTTATGTTTTTGTAGTTCCAGATAAAAATTTTCTTTGCCGAAAATTTCTTGGTATTTGAGGGCGGTTTTTTCCGCTTCGTCCATTTTATTATTAATAATCATCCTCGGGATTTTCCCTTGAATACAGGCGGAGAGGGCGATCAATCCTTCTGAATATTGGGATAATAATTCTTCGTCAACTCTTGGTTTGTAATAGAACCCTTTTAGGTGAGATTGGGTTATTATTTTTACTAAATTTTTATATCCTTTTTCGTTTTTGGCCAATAAAATCAAATGGTATCTTTTGTCGTCAATGTTCGGCCTCTCCTGGCGCATGCTTTCAAAGGCAACATAAACCTCACAGCCGATTATCGGTTTAATACCCCTTTCTTTAGCTTTTTTACAGAACTCAACAGCCCCGTAAATATTGCCGTGGTCGGTTAGGGCGACTGAATCCATTCCTAATTTTTTGGCGTAATCCAAAAGCTGGTCAATCTTGGGCAGGCCGTCAAGGAGAGAGTAATGAGAGTGCACATGCAGATGAGTAAATTTCTTATTCATGGCAGTATTTTAGCACTTTAACATTCTAATGTTAAAATTTTCGCAATAAAAAACGTTGAATTAAATCAACGTTGAATGTATTTTTCCATTATTTCGGCAAATGGAATTTTCTCCGTACTTGCACTTCGCGAATTTTCCCAAAACATGTCGCGTATATCTTTTTCTTTCTTGGCGTAAATGTTTAAAGAAAAATAGCATTTATAATTAGCTTCGCCATTTTTAATTTTTATTTCTATATCAATAAATTTCATTCTTAAGAATTTCTTAAGTTCGATTAATTCTTTTCTTGGAATGGCAAAAAATACTTTGCTTTCGTAATCGTCGTCGTTTAGTTTATTTATCAACTTTTTAATTTTTAGCCAGGACGTTTCCCCTTCGGATATGCCTTTCTTCGGAAAGAGATAGATGCTGTTTTCTTCAGAAAGTTTCAAGATGAGGTAGGGAAATGGCATGATGGTTATCTTTCTATATTCACTATCGGTGATACTAACTTTTTCATCAACCGTCTTATATCGTAGAACTCCCCTTATTCCCGTTGTTTGGGTTAACGTGAGATGTTCTCTTTGGCAGAATTCATCTATATCAACCATCTTCTTTTTGAAATTTTCTCCAAGTTGCGTCTTTAATACTCTTTCCACAGAATTTATAAGAGTCTCGTATTCGTTATTTTCGGATACATTCAAACTAAAATTCCCCCATATTTTTTTTGCGACGATTTTGTTGTCAACACCGTTGTTTGACGGTAGTCGAAAAACAATTTTCATTTTTTCTTTCATTTTTTGGTTTTTTCTTTTTTTAAGGTGCTTATCGCACTTTTTTGACGGGATTATTATTTCCCTTGCCCCTTAATTACCATAAAAATAAGTCAGACGTCAAATTTTCATGAGCCATTTCAAATTTTTTAGCAATTTTACAGGGATTTTACAGGGGTCAGACCCCTGTAAATTCCGCAGTGGTCAGACCCCTGCAAATTGTACCCCTGTAAATTGTTTGAAGAGGCCTATGTTGACGGGCCTATGTTGACGTCAGACGTCAACGCTTACGTCAACGCTTATATCTTGTTAGTATGGTAAAATGGTTTTATGAGATACCCTAATTTAAATGAAGAAAAAAAGTTGTGGAAAAGCGGATATAAGTACGTAGTGGGGTTGGATGAGGCCGGAAGGGGACCGCTTGCGGGGCCGGTTGTGGCTGGAGCGGTAATGTTAAAAAATTACAAATTTCAAATTTCAAATTTCAAATTTCTAAAAGAGATGCGAGGGGTGAAAGATTCAAAGAAATTATCGGCGAGAAAGAGAGAAGAGATTTATGAAGTCCTGACGAATCATCCGGCGATAGAATGGGGGGTTGGCCGGGTTTCTGAAAAAATAATTGATAAGATAAATATCTTGGAGGCGACGAAACTGGCAATGATAAAAGCAATAAAAAAATTTAAAGTTGATTTTCTGATTATTGATGGAAATTTTAAAATAAAAAAAGATATTCCGCAGAAATCAATAATAAAAGCAGATGCTAAAGTTTTTTCCTGCGCCGCCGCCAGCATTATCGCCAAAGTGACAAGGGACAGGATAATGGAGAAAGAGCATAGAAAGTATCCGAAATATAATTTCGCCAAGCACAAGGGTTATCCGACGAAAGAGCATTATAAAGCCATAAGGAAAAACGGCTGTTGCAAGATTCACCGAAAAACCTTCCGTTTGGAAAATTAGGCGCATGGGGTTGTAAGATTTAATTTTATATGATAATCTATAATAAATTAAAAATTTTAAGAAATTATGCCAGTTCCTAAACAAAGACATACCAAATCAAAAAGAAACAGGAGAAGGTCCCATATTAAGCTTACTATTCCGACCTTAAATAAGTGCCCAAAATGCGCTAAGCCTGTCTTGCCTCATGTTGCTTGCTTAAGTTGCGGTTTTTATAAAGGGAAAGAAGTTATTGACGTGATGAAAAAATTAACTAAAAAAGAGAGGAAGGCAAAGGAAAGAGAAATGGCGGAAAAAGAAGCTGAAGCCAAGAAAGATAAACCATTAACAGCGGAAGAACTCTCTAAAAATTAATTATGGCAAGTAGGCATTTGTCTAGAAGCATAGTTTTACAGGCTCTTTACGAGTGGGATTTTTTCAATAAAAAGAATAATCTGGAGAAGATAGTTGAGAAAGATATTGAGGAAATGGGGCCGGGATTGGAAGACAAGAGTTTTATTTGGGAATTGACCGCCGGAGTAGTGGAAAATTTTGAAGCCCTTAATAAGATAATTGAACAGGCGGCTCCGGAATGGCCAGTTGATCAGATCAGTATCGTTGACAGGAATATTTTAAGAATCGGCTTGTATGAGCTTTTATATGGAAGTAAAGAAGCTGTTCCCCCTAAGGTGGCCATTAACGAATCAATAGAGTTGGGGAAAACATTCGGTGGAGAGAATTCAGGGAAATTCATAAATGGTGTTTTAGGGACAGTCTATAAACAAGCGGGGATAACTGAACCCGATGAAAAAGATGAGGATAATGGAGATAATGAAAAAAAAGATGATGATGAAAAAATTTGAAAAATTTGAAAAAGAAATTGGCGTTAATTTCAAGAATAAGGATTTACTGACTCAAGCTTTCTGTCACAGATCTTATCTGAACGAAAATACGGATTTTAACTTGAGCAATAACGAGAGGTTGGAATTTTTGGGAGACGCGGTTCTGGAGTTGATAATAACGGAGAATCTCTACGTTAATCAACCGGAAAAATCGGAAGGTGAATTGACGAACTGGAGAGCGGCTTTGGTGAATACAAATATGCTTTCAAAAATTGCCGGCGAGCTCGGATACAATGACTTTCTTTTGCTATCCAAAGGAGAGGAAAAGGAAAAGGGAAAGGCAAGGCAGTGTATCTTAGCTAATACATTTGAAGCTGTTTTGGGAGCAATTTACCTTGATCAGGGGATAGAAGTCTGCCGGAAATTCATTGAAAAAAATTTACTCAAGGAATTGTCCAATATTGAAAAAAACGAACTTTTTAAAGACGATAAGTCGCGTTTTCAAGAAGAGTCTCAAGAAAGGGCAGGCATTACTCCCATTTATAAGGTTCTGGGAGAAGAGGGGCCTGACCATGACAAGGTCTTTACTATTGGGGTTTTTCTTGATAAAGAATTAGTAGCTAAGGATACCGGCTCGTCAAAGCAAGAAGCAGAGATAAAAGCGGCTAAAAAGGCATTAGAGGTAAAAAATTGGAAATAATTAAATAAATTTCAAATATTATGTTGGTAATTCGCTTGCTTCGCAAAGGAAGGAAAAATCAGCCTTTCTTCAAAATTGTGGTTACGGATAAAAAGAATGCTCCCCGAGGAGGACGTTTTGTTGAGGAGGTTGGTTTTTGGAACCCTAAGACAAAAGAAAAAACATTGAACGGAGACAGAATAAAGCACTGGATTTCTATGGGCGCAAAGCCTTCGGAAACAGTCTACAATCTTTTAATTGTTGGAAAGATCATTGAGGGCAAAAAAACAGCAGTTCATAAAAAATCTAGGCCAGAGGCCCATCGTCCTCTGGACGACAAGAAGAAGCCGGCTGAAGGAGGAACTGCCCCTGTTGCGGAAGCCAAGAAAGAAGAGAAACCTGCGGAAGCCGTAGCTCAATAGGAAAGTTGACAATTGTTTTTGAAAAGATAAAATATAAACAGATAAAGGTCGAGACACTTAGAAGATTAAAAGAAAAAGAAAAACCTTTTTGAAATTATGACAAAAGAAGCCAATGACAAAGAATTTCTTGAGTATATGGTTAAGGCATTAGTTGATCACCCTGAAGATGTCGTTGTTGACCGAAAGGTTGACGAGATGGGAGTTTTGCTTTCTTTGAAGGTAAACTCTGAAGATATGGGTCAAATCATCGGCAAAGCCGGTTCTATTGCCAGATCAATCAGGAGCTTAGTCCGGATTGTCGGCCTCAAGAATCACGCTCGGGTTAACTTGAAAATAGAGGAACCTGAAGGCGGAAGAACTTCAGCTCCTTCTCACAGCGCAGTTAAAAAAGAGACAGGAGATTTTGAAGAACTTAGCCTGTAAGTAATTTATTTACCGGACAAGGAAAACCGTGCTATCATCAATGATTGACAGCGCGGTTTTCATTTAAAGATATGAGGTTTGATATCATCACAATTTTTCCTAATATTTTTGATTCTTATTTAAAAGAGACTTTTATAAAAAAAGCTCAAGATAAGAAAATAATTAATATCAAAATCCACAATTTAAGGGATTGGGCTTTTGATCGCCATCAAACCGTTGACGGCCGGCCTTTCGGTGGAGGATTGGGAATGGTCATCAAACTGGAGCCGATATACAAAGCCGTCTCCAGTTTGATTAAATGTAAAGCTAAAAACGAAAAACTAAAAATAAACCGGAAAACTAAGGTTATACTCTTTACGCCGAGGGGAGAGAAGTTTAACCAGCAGATGGCTTATAAATTGAGCAAATTTGACCGATTGATAATGATTTGCGGCCGTTATGAGGGGGTTGATGAAAGAGTGGCCGAACATATAGCTGACGTTGAGATTTCAATAGGGGATTACGACCTGATGGGCGGGGAATTGCCGGCTATGATAGTAATGGAAACAATAACGAGGTTGAAACCGGGAGTTATTGGTAAGCCTGAATTTCTCAAAGAGAGAGTCGCTAAGAATAAAAAATTTCTTGAGTATCCCCAATACGTCAGGCCGGAAGTATTTTTGCCTGATAAGAAGTCAAGAGGTTGGAAGGCGCCTAAGGTTTTGCTGTCGGGCAACCACAAAGATATTGAAGCCTGGAAGGCGGAACACGGAAAGGAGATTGGAAATTAAATGATTTTGTGTTAAGTTTATATTTACGGGTAGGTACCAAAGCGGCTAAATGGGTGTGGCTGTAAACCACATGACTTCGGTCTTCGGGGGTTCAAATCCCTCCCTACCCACAGCAAATTTTGCTATTGCAAAATTTGCTCCCTAAATACAAATTATACGCATAAATTACAAGTAGCTTGAAGAATTAAAATAATCGAAATTATGTAAAATAGATTATGGAGAAGAACATTAACATTTGCAAATCAATGGCGTATAAAGAAAAACAGGCGAAAATTACTAGAGAAAATTGGGGAAAAGGAGTTTATGATTTTCGGATCAAACAAGAGGAGAGGCGATGCGCAAGAAAGGGGTGTAGATTAATTTTCAAAGCACAACCATCAGACGTCAAGAAATTTTGTTCTCGTAGTTGTGCGGCAAAGGTTAATAATCCAAAACGCGCTAAAATTAATTTTACTGACAAGGAAAAAATCAAAAAATTATATAGAAAAGGATTTTCAATGATGGAAATTTCTCAAAAATTAGGCTATAGCTACAATGCGGTTGTATATTGGATGAAAAAACTTAAAATTCCCTGTCGCAGCGTAAGTGATGCCCTATACCAAAAGTTAAATCCAAAAGGAGACCCCTTTAATATAAAGAAAAATTTGACGCCGGAAGACCAGAGATTATTCGGGTTAGGAATGGGAATTTATTGGGGAGAAGGGAATAAGCTTAATAAGCATAGCGTGAGGTTGGGAAATTCCGATCCAAAACTCATAAAGTTATTTCGTGATTTTTTAATCAAGATATGCGGCGTTAAAAAAGAAAAATTCTTATATAATCTTCTTTTGTTCAATGATGCGAGCAAAAACAAAGCGCTTAGTTTCTGGAATAAAGAGCTTGGACTTGCTTCGGGTCAAATAAAATCGGTTACTTCTCTAAAACCAAGAGGGAAAGGAACATATAAGAAAAAGAGCATGACAGGGGTATTGACTATTGAAGTCGGGAACGTCAAACTTAAAAAAGAGATAGACAAGATGCTTGAGGCGTTATGTAAATAGGCCTGAGTAGCTCAGACAGTTAGAGCACATCATTGGTAATGATGAGGTCAGCGGTGCGACTCCGCTCTCAGGCTCAGGATAAGCGAAAATTATCAATTTTAGTCAAAGGTTGATCTGCCCTTGGTGGAAAATTAAAAATATCAATTAAAAAAATATGGCAACAAAGAAAAAACCATTCGTAAAATTACAGTGCTCGGAGTGCAAGGAAGTTAATTACTACACTCACAAATCAAAGGGGATAGCGACGGAGAAACTGGAATTGAAAAAATTCTGCAGTTCTTGTCGCAAGAGCGTAGTCCACAAAGAAGCCAAGAAATAAAAATAGAAAAGTACGTGGGGGCGTGCTTAGGGGCATAGTTTAGTGGTAAAACAGTGGTCTCCAAAACCACGGACGGGAGTCCGATTCTCTCTGCCCCTGCCAATGAATGCGCGGGTTCGTCCCGTCATCCGACGGGACGCCCAGTCGTATGACTGGGCGAGTCCTGGCGCCCCCGCAATGTAATAAATTTTTCTTTCGGAAAAATTTAAACATTGCTGTGGCGTTTAAATTTTCAAAGAAAATTTATTACGCCACGCATTTCCAAAAGCATACATCGTGGAGTCAGACCCCACGATGATAATCTTTGTTAAAATTTTTAGCGCAGAATTATGGAGACCGGGTCTCCGTAATTCTGGATAATTACGCTTCGGCGGAGTTTTTTGTTTTCAAATAACGGTGAGGCGGGAAGGGGAGTTTACAGGGGTCAGACCCCTGCGGAATCTACAGGGGTCAGACCCCTGTGAAAACCCCTGTGAAATTTGTTTGTTGAGAAAGCAATTATTTTGCTTTCAGTGGAGAGGTTTTTTTGATAGAATAAATTTATGAAAAAACAGAAATTTTATGCTTACTCGGCTGATGGGAAAACAGGCATAGCTGATGACTGGCCATCTTGCGAAAAAATCGTTTCCGGAATTCAGGGCGCCAAGTTCAAGGGCTTTCTGACCGAAGCTGAAGCTAAGATGTGGCTGGAAGCCGGAGCGGATTACAAGATTAAACACTTAACCACTGAAAAGGGGATCTATTTTGACGCCGGAACAGGAGCCGGCCACGGGGTTGAGATTAATGTAACCGATGAAAAGGGAACAAGCTTACTGGATAAAGTTTTACCGGACACCCATATAAATCATCGCGGCCACCACTGGATTTTTAAAGATGTAACTAATAATTTTGGCGAATTACTGGCCTGCAAATACGCCTTGCAGATTGCGTTAAAGGAGGGGATTAAGGATGTTTTCGGCGACAGTAAGTTGATTATTGAGTTTTGGTCTAAGGGGTATGTAAAAAAAGAAAATATTCATCCGGAGACAATTGCCTTAAGCGCTGAAGTTAAAAAACTAAGATATGATTTTGAGAAATCAGGAGGGAAGATAGGGCGCGTTCCCGGCTCCGGCAACCCGGCCGATTTAGGTTTCCACAAAGGCTAACCATATTAAATTTCAAATTTCAAATTACAAATTTCAAAAACCATGGAGGAGATAAAGATAGATAAATTGATACGCTCCAAGAGAAGGAGCATCGCCTTAATCGTCTCGTCCGAGGCGACTCTTATTGTCCGAGCGCCAATGAGAACGACTTTGGAATATATTGAAGGTCTGGTTTTTGAAAAAAGGGCTTGGATAAAAAAGAAAAAGGATCAAATTTTAAAAAATAGCTGGCCGGCTAAAAAATGCGAAGAATTATCTCAAGAAAAGGCACTGGAGAAAATAACCGAAAGAGTGAATTTTTACAGTCGGATTACCGGTTGGAAATTTAAGTCCGTATCAATTACCAAGGCCGAATCAAGATGGGGCTCCTGCGGACCGAATAATTCAATTAATTTCAGTCGGCGGTTGATTATGGCGCCCATTGATGTTATTGATTATGTAGTTGTTCATGAATTGGCTCATATAGCGGAGAAAAATCATTCAAAAAAATTTTGGGACAAAGTGGAGGCAATTTTGCCTGATTATAAAGAAAAAAGAAAATGGTTAAAAGAAAAAGGCCATAATCTAAAAATATAAGCATATGGAAGAAATTTTTTTAGACGCTTTAATGGATTCATTTAAAATGGTTCCATTATTGTTAATAATTTATATCGGAATAGAGTTGATTGAATATAGATTCGGGAACAGGATAAGGGAGAAAATCCAAAAAGCCGGAGCGGTAGGTCCGGCAATAGGGGCGATAGCCGGGAGTTTTCCTCAATGCGGTTTTTCGGTTGTCGCCACAGCTTTGTATACCCAAAGATTAGTTACTGTGGGGACGCTAATGGCTGTTTATCTTTCCACTTCCGATGAAGCTATCCCGATAATTTTAGCCCAGCCGGACAAAACCGGAATTATTTTACCTTTAATTTCAACGAAGATTTTCATCGCCTTAATGGCCGGATACGCTATTGATTCGGCCTTCAGAAAAGAAAACAAAAAAATACTGGCTCATATTGAATCGTATGCGCATAGCAAAGATGATAAGGATCATCATCACGAGTCAGTAATAGAAGAAAAAGCCTGTTGCGGGCACAGCGCTAGCGCCTTGGCTAAAGGATTCAATCCGAAAGAGATATTTTTTCATCCTGTAATTCACACTTTTAAAATTTTCGTTTTTATTTTTGCCGTTTCGTTCCTGATCAACTTCGCTATTTTTCAAATAGGCGAAGAGGCGTTTGGTAAGTTATTTTTAAGCAATAGCTTTCTTCAGCCATTTTTAATGGGATTAGTCGGACTGATTCCGAACTGCGTCGCTTCTGTTGCTATAACTCAATTATATCTTGGGGGATTGATTTCTTTCGGTTCGGTTATTGCCGGATTATGCGCCAGCGGGGGATTGGGGATACTGGTTTTATTCAGGGAGGAAAAAGACAAGAAAAATGTGTTCAGGATTTTACTCCTGCTCTTCGGCATAAGCGTCTCCTCCGGTCTGATAATCCAACACCTTTTTTAGCTTTTAATTGGTTTTAAAGTTTGATAAAATGTTATTAAATTATAAATTTAAGAAAATCGGCCAGGGGCATCGGCCAGAGGCCCCAGCCAAAGGCTCCAGCCAAAGGCTGGTCAGCCTCTGGCCGAGGTCAGCTTCTGGCCGAGATAGTCCTCTGGACTAAAAAATATGGATGAAGAAAATAAGAAAAACAAGAAAGGTTGGGCGGGGAAAATCGCGGTTTTGGTTGCTATTATAATAGTGGCTTATTTTGGTCTTTCTCAAACAATTTTTAAGCAAAAAGAGACAGGATTTAGGGTCGTGAAAGCGGAGATGAGAAATATTGTTCAGGAAATATCAGAGACAGGGACAGTTAAAAAAGGGGAAGAAACAAGACTGTCTTTTAAAAATGGAGGACGGATAGAAAAAATTTGGGTCAAAGCCGGAGATAATGTTGTTAAGGGAGAGGCTTTGGCGAAAGTTGACATAAGTGAAGTATCAATAAAGCTTTCCGAAGCCAAAGCTAATTTATTATTTGTTAAAGCAAAATTGGAGAAATTGATGGCCGGCGCGAGCAATGAGGAAAAAGCCAGCGCTGAAACAGCGGTTTTGAACGCCGAAACAGCAGTTAAAAACGCAGAACATAATTTGGAAAATATAAAAGCTTCAGCTGAAAATAATCTCCTTGACACACAAGAAGACGCTAAGATTGTTTTAAACTCCGCTTATTTGACTATAAGCAATTCTTTTAATGTTGCTGATTTGATAGAGAGAACTTATTTTTCCGCTAACGATCAGGAGGGGATATTGGTCAGGGAAAGCGTTGAAAAAATAGAAAAATTCTTATCCGTTGAGAATGACCTTGCTAAAATGGAGGGGAATCTTAATATTGTATCTGATGCGTTAAAGAAAATCAGGGATATCTGCGAAGAAACGAAGTACAGAAATATTGTTTCTTCAACCGATAAGGCTTCTTTGGATACTCAAAGGACGAATATAAACACAGCCTTAACCAATGTTGTTAATTCCGAGCAGGCAATTTCCTCTGTTAAATTAACCAATGAATATAATATTAATTATGCGGGAACATCTCTCTCTTCGACTAAGGGAACCTTGGCCTCCGCTCAAAACAGCTTAGCTCTGCTGATAGCTCCGCCTCGCCAGGAAGATGTTAATTCTTACAAGGCTCAAGTAGTTCAGGCCGAAAGCAGTGTTGCTCTTTTGGAAAACCAGCTGAAAGAAGCTGTTTTGAGAAGTCCGTCTGACGGTCAAATAATAAGGGTTGAGGGAAAAGAGGGAGAGATGCAGGTGGCCGGAAGCCTCGCTATGTCTTTCTTGCCGACAGCCTTGTTTGAGATTGAAGTGAATATCTATGAAGAGGATATTGCTAAAATAAATCTTGGCGACCCGGCTGGTATTTCGCTGATAGCTTTTCCGG harbors:
- a CDS encoding ribonuclease HI, which encodes MKKQKFYAYSADGKTGIADDWPSCEKIVSGIQGAKFKGFLTEAEAKMWLEAGADYKIKHLTTEKGIYFDAGTGAGHGVEINVTDEKGTSLLDKVLPDTHINHRGHHWIFKDVTNNFGELLACKYALQIALKEGIKDVFGDSKLIIEFWSKGYVKKENIHPETIALSAEVKKLRYDFEKSGGKIGRVPGSGNPADLGFHKG
- a CDS encoding M48 family peptidase: MKIDKLIRSKRRSIALIVSSEATLIVRAPMRTTLEYIEGLVFEKRAWIKKKKDQILKNSWPAKKCEELSQEKALEKITERVNFYSRITGWKFKSVSITKAESRWGSCGPNNSINFSRRLIMAPIDVIDYVVVHELAHIAEKNHSKKFWDKVEAILPDYKEKRKWLKEKGHNLKI